One segment of Agromyces albus DNA contains the following:
- a CDS encoding RNA polymerase sigma-70 factor, with translation MDANLDDALAVFGAVRPRLFGIAYRMLGSATEAEDIVQEAWLRWQGTDRSVVQDPPAFLATATTRLAINALQSARARRETYIGPWLPEPVDTSNDPTLGAERAEALGFAVLVMLERLTPTERAAYVLREAFAYSYEQISEVVQLSEAAARQLVSRARKHLVGERRREVTHQEQRRLLTAFLSAAKTGNLEVLERLLAEDVVSYSDGGGMVRASKFPVVGRMRVAKYLRAFHTHFWIGVETTEADVNGQPSILLSKEGTTFAVLGLVASTSGIEQVLWMMNPNKLAGVASSGA, from the coding sequence ATGGATGCGAACCTCGACGACGCGCTCGCCGTCTTCGGAGCCGTGCGCCCGCGGCTCTTCGGCATCGCCTACCGCATGCTCGGCAGCGCCACCGAGGCTGAGGACATCGTGCAGGAGGCCTGGCTCCGCTGGCAGGGCACCGACCGCTCGGTCGTGCAGGATCCGCCGGCCTTCCTCGCCACGGCCACCACGCGCCTCGCGATCAACGCCCTGCAGTCGGCGCGCGCCCGCCGCGAGACCTACATCGGCCCGTGGCTGCCCGAACCCGTCGACACGAGCAACGACCCCACGCTCGGCGCCGAACGCGCCGAGGCGCTCGGGTTCGCCGTGCTGGTCATGCTCGAACGGCTCACGCCGACCGAGCGGGCCGCCTACGTGCTGCGCGAGGCCTTCGCCTACTCGTACGAGCAGATCTCCGAGGTCGTGCAGCTCTCCGAGGCCGCGGCTCGCCAGCTCGTCAGTCGCGCGCGCAAGCACCTCGTCGGCGAGCGCCGGCGTGAGGTGACGCATCAGGAGCAGCGCCGGCTGCTCACCGCGTTCCTGAGCGCCGCGAAGACGGGCAACCTCGAGGTGCTCGAGCGCCTGCTCGCCGAAGACGTCGTGTCGTACTCCGACGGTGGTGGCATGGTGCGGGCCTCGAAGTTCCCCGTGGTCGGCCGCATGAGGGTCGCGAAGTACCTGCGCGCATTCCACACGCACTTCTGGATCGGTGTCGAGACGACCGAAGCCGACGTGAACGGCCAGCCCTCGATTCTCCTCTCGAAGGAGGGGACGACGTTCGCGGTGCTCGGGCTCGTCGCCTCAACAAGCGGCATCGAGCAGGTGCTCTGGATGATGAACCCGAACAAACTCGCCGGCGTGGCATCCAGTGGAGCGTGA
- a CDS encoding alpha/beta fold hydrolase — MSRAEVRSLRVARPDGAVIAAEVIGSAEHPFVLLVAGGESSMDWWRPEFCDLIADRRLCVVRYDQRGMGETTLGPPGTRLDGLSVAVDDAIAVLDAAGASDANWVGFSAGGWVAQLAALDHPERVRALTLVSTSPTMFEADPDLPGAVALIQQAWANPLPEPDWSDPNAVIEYLVDTDRDYAGYEFDEVHDRAIWTDTVRRSPGMHRDEGGPEVMEDAPRWRERLGELRVPTTVVHGTADPVFPIGNGEALAGDIPEARFVALPGGGHELPPAAWGAVVEAVAATRSSA; from the coding sequence ATGTCGCGAGCCGAGGTCCGATCGTTGCGCGTTGCACGTCCCGACGGTGCTGTGATCGCTGCCGAGGTGATCGGGTCGGCGGAGCATCCGTTCGTCCTGCTCGTCGCCGGAGGCGAGTCCTCGATGGACTGGTGGCGGCCCGAGTTCTGCGACCTGATCGCGGATCGCAGGCTGTGCGTGGTGCGCTACGACCAGCGCGGCATGGGCGAGACGACGCTCGGGCCGCCCGGCACGCGGCTCGACGGGCTGTCGGTCGCCGTCGACGACGCGATCGCGGTGCTCGACGCCGCCGGTGCGAGCGACGCGAACTGGGTGGGCTTCTCGGCGGGAGGATGGGTCGCCCAGCTCGCGGCGCTCGACCACCCCGAGCGGGTTCGCGCGCTCACCCTGGTGTCGACCAGCCCGACGATGTTCGAGGCAGATCCCGACCTGCCTGGTGCGGTCGCGCTCATTCAGCAGGCATGGGCGAACCCGCTGCCCGAGCCCGACTGGAGCGACCCGAACGCCGTGATCGAATACCTCGTCGACACCGACCGCGACTACGCGGGCTACGAGTTCGATGAGGTGCACGATCGCGCGATCTGGACCGACACGGTTCGCCGGTCGCCCGGCATGCACCGCGACGAGGGCGGTCCGGAGGTCATGGAGGATGCCCCGCGCTGGCGCGAGCGCCTCGGCGAGCTCCGGGTGCCGACGACGGTGGTGCACGGCACGGCCGACCCGGTCTTCCCGATCGGGAACGGGGAGGCGCTCGCGGGCGACATCCCCGAGGCTCGGTTCGTGGCGTTACCCGGCGGGGGGCACGAGCTGCCCCCGGCGGCGTGGGGTGCGGTCGTGGAGGCGGTGGCGGCCACGCGTTCGTCGGCATGA
- a CDS encoding SRPBCC domain-containing protein has product MSAPLRGSFTHSVRLDVPPSQVFAAFAEPEIRRKWFRQPGDPARQTYHLDFRNGGSEVATAVFAPIEAEEHIEYASTFWDIVPDERIVLSYALRLDGVVRWAALRTIILAPDRDGTRLEWTEQYTFLELTDNSAHDVAHLEGSARLQLNGLAAVLATEVAV; this is encoded by the coding sequence GTGTCTGCGCCACTTCGAGGTTCCTTCACCCACTCCGTTCGGCTCGACGTCCCCCCGTCGCAGGTCTTTGCCGCGTTCGCGGAACCAGAGATACGCCGCAAGTGGTTCCGTCAGCCAGGCGACCCAGCCCGTCAGACGTACCACCTGGATTTCCGCAACGGCGGGAGCGAGGTCGCGACCGCTGTGTTCGCACCAATTGAAGCCGAAGAGCACATCGAGTACGCCTCGACCTTCTGGGACATCGTGCCCGACGAGCGGATCGTGCTGAGCTACGCCCTCCGGCTCGACGGCGTGGTGCGTTGGGCCGCGCTACGGACGATCATCCTCGCGCCCGATCGGGACGGCACCCGGCTCGAGTGGACGGAGCAATACACCTTCCTCGAGCTCACCGACAACAGCGCCCATGACGTCGCCCACCTCGAAGGCAGCGCTCGACTTCAGTTGAACGGGCTCGCCGCGGTACTCGCCACCGAGGTGGCTGTGTAG
- a CDS encoding SRPBCC family protein, producing MIENQASVIDADTFTVRRTIRIAAPIEKVWTAVTEPAHISKWFGQTVLNGTGAGALGTITFPDYGSVPLRVEAVDAPRMVSYRWGNDDAADQRPDGIDEEHSTVFTFTLESVPDGTQLTVVETGFDRTTDPAANMASHGEGWVSELDKLVALLEGDA from the coding sequence ATGATCGAAAACCAGGCCTCCGTCATCGACGCCGACACGTTCACCGTTCGGCGCACGATCCGCATCGCCGCACCCATCGAGAAGGTGTGGACCGCCGTCACCGAACCCGCGCACATCTCCAAGTGGTTCGGGCAGACCGTGCTCAATGGAACGGGCGCCGGGGCACTCGGCACCATCACGTTCCCCGACTACGGCTCCGTGCCGCTGCGGGTCGAGGCGGTGGATGCCCCGCGCATGGTCTCGTACCGCTGGGGCAACGACGATGCCGCCGATCAGCGGCCCGACGGGATCGACGAGGAGCACTCGACGGTCTTCACCTTCACGCTCGAGTCGGTGCCCGACGGCACCCAGCTCACCGTCGTGGAGACCGGGTTCGACCGCACCACCGACCCGGCCGCGAACATGGCGAGCCACGGCGAGGGCTGGGTCTCCGAACTCGACAAGCTCGTCGCCCTGCTGGAGGGCGACGCGTGA
- a CDS encoding Lrp/AsnC family transcriptional regulator: MDATDRKILAELQQDGRLSLTELAARVQLSMSPTHRRLHALETSGAITGYRAVIDPEVVGLGFGALVFVTMEQANRATIPAFDAAVAEIPEVIQALRLFGDPDYLLRVAVPDLPAYQRLWDERLSALPGVRRVESTLVMKAIVDDRPLPI, encoded by the coding sequence ATGGACGCCACTGACCGGAAAATCCTTGCCGAGCTGCAGCAAGACGGCCGGCTCAGCCTCACCGAGCTCGCCGCGCGCGTGCAGCTGAGCATGTCGCCGACCCACCGTCGGCTCCATGCGCTCGAGACATCCGGAGCCATCACCGGGTACCGGGCCGTCATCGACCCCGAGGTGGTCGGGCTCGGTTTCGGAGCCCTGGTGTTCGTCACGATGGAGCAGGCGAACCGCGCGACCATCCCCGCCTTCGACGCCGCGGTGGCCGAGATCCCCGAGGTGATCCAGGCGCTGCGACTCTTCGGCGACCCCGACTACCTGCTGCGGGTCGCTGTGCCCGACCTTCCTGCGTATCAACGGCTGTGGGACGAACGCCTCTCTGCGCTGCCCGGCGTTCGCCGCGTCGAGTCGACCCTGGTCATGAAGGCGATCGTCGACGACCGCCCGCTGCCGATCTGA
- a CDS encoding LysE family translocator, with protein MNTELLLACWGMMTLMVLVPGPDWAYIIDAGTRDRTIAPALAGILVGYLVAVTAVAVGVGAAVAALPWVLVVLTFAAAAYLSYLGIRVLRQPPALVAGDAASGSDVAAAPRPWLRLAQGAGVSGLNPKGLLVLVVLLPQFTDAAGSWPLPLQLAVLGLIFVGSCALVYSVVGMSARAVLRFRPSAMRIISRVSGGAMIVLAVALVGEQVSHFASA; from the coding sequence ATGAACACGGAGTTGCTGCTCGCGTGCTGGGGCATGATGACGCTCATGGTGTTGGTTCCCGGCCCTGATTGGGCCTACATCATCGACGCGGGCACTCGGGATCGCACCATCGCGCCGGCGCTCGCGGGGATCCTCGTCGGATATCTCGTGGCGGTGACGGCGGTTGCGGTCGGCGTCGGTGCCGCGGTGGCGGCCCTGCCGTGGGTGCTCGTCGTGTTGACGTTCGCTGCGGCGGCATACCTGTCGTACCTCGGCATCCGAGTGCTCAGGCAACCGCCGGCTCTCGTCGCAGGCGATGCGGCATCCGGGTCCGACGTGGCAGCCGCCCCTCGGCCGTGGCTGCGACTCGCACAAGGCGCCGGCGTCAGCGGACTGAACCCGAAAGGGCTTCTGGTGCTGGTCGTGCTGCTGCCGCAGTTCACGGATGCCGCCGGCTCCTGGCCGCTTCCGTTGCAGCTCGCCGTGCTTGGCCTCATCTTCGTCGGGAGTTGCGCGCTCGTCTATTCCGTCGTGGGCATGAGTGCGCGGGCAGTGCTCAGATTCCGGCCGTCGGCCATGCGCATCATCTCGCGCGTCTCGGGTGGCGCGATGATCGTGCTTGCGGTCGCCCTCGTCGGCGAACAGGTCTCGCACTTCGCCAGTGCGTGA
- a CDS encoding dihydrofolate reductase family protein: MGKVTISFEMTLDGVFDQMEHWFDVDDPQLVRHSDELVFGADAVLLGRKSYEFFREYWPAQTDDRGFAAHYNALPKYVASTTLSGPLDWNATLIEGDVAEAVRRLRDQYDSIISHGYGGLAATLVDAGLVDEIHAGIHPFLVGNAEDRLRTPLPVGLRLLAVQTYESGTIAARYAPTSS; the protein is encoded by the coding sequence ATGGGCAAGGTGACGATCTCATTCGAAATGACGCTCGACGGGGTGTTCGACCAGATGGAGCACTGGTTCGACGTCGACGATCCGCAGCTGGTGCGCCACTCCGACGAGCTGGTCTTCGGGGCCGACGCGGTGCTGCTCGGCCGGAAGAGCTACGAGTTCTTCCGCGAGTACTGGCCCGCGCAGACCGATGACCGTGGTTTCGCCGCGCACTACAACGCACTCCCGAAGTACGTCGCGTCGACGACGCTGTCTGGCCCGCTCGACTGGAATGCGACCCTCATCGAGGGCGACGTCGCCGAGGCGGTGAGACGCCTGCGCGACCAGTACGACTCGATCATCTCGCACGGCTACGGCGGCCTGGCCGCCACGCTCGTCGACGCCGGGCTGGTCGACGAGATCCACGCCGGCATCCATCCGTTCCTGGTGGGCAACGCCGAGGACCGGCTGCGCACGCCGCTCCCGGTCGGCCTGCGACTGCTCGCCGTGCAGACCTACGAGTCGGGCACCATCGCCGCCAGGTACGCGCCGACGTCATCCTGA
- a CDS encoding cupin domain-containing protein gives MKITDNGPEPNVFDIETATRENANYRTVAWSGKYLQVTLMSIPVGESIGLEVHPETDQFLRLDAGRGRAKMGPSKDELTFQQDVADGWSIQVPAGTWHDVENTGDEPMRLYAVYAPVHHAPGLVQQTADEAKRDEESGADEPPPWSVEPEGGQPEDEHA, from the coding sequence ATGAAGATCACCGACAACGGACCCGAGCCGAATGTGTTCGACATCGAGACCGCGACGAGGGAGAACGCCAACTATCGCACGGTCGCGTGGAGCGGCAAGTACCTGCAGGTGACGCTCATGTCGATCCCGGTGGGGGAGTCGATCGGTCTCGAGGTGCATCCCGAGACCGACCAGTTCCTGCGCCTCGACGCCGGACGAGGGCGAGCGAAGATGGGCCCGTCGAAAGACGAGTTGACCTTCCAGCAGGATGTCGCCGACGGCTGGAGCATCCAGGTGCCGGCCGGTACGTGGCACGACGTCGAGAACACCGGCGATGAGCCGATGCGGCTCTACGCCGTGTACGCGCCGGTGCACCACGCGCCCGGCCTGGTGCAGCAGACGGCGGATGAGGCGAAGCGAGACGAGGAGTCGGGCGCCGACGAGCCGCCGCCGTGGAGCGTCGAGCCCGAGGGCGGCCAGCCCGAAGACGAGCACGCCTGA
- a CDS encoding ArsR/SmtB family transcription factor, with translation MTTGTLVPVFAALGDETRWSILAALGEGDASASALAGRLPVTRQAIAKHLAVLQEVGLVEPIRVGREVQYRVIGSHLSDTARRLEAIGAEWDRRLATIKEIAEGL, from the coding sequence GTGACCACGGGAACGCTGGTCCCGGTGTTCGCCGCACTCGGTGACGAGACCCGGTGGAGCATCCTGGCTGCACTCGGCGAGGGCGACGCGTCGGCGTCGGCCCTCGCCGGGCGCCTCCCGGTCACCCGCCAGGCGATCGCGAAGCACCTCGCCGTGCTGCAGGAGGTGGGCCTCGTCGAACCCATCCGGGTCGGGCGCGAGGTGCAATACCGCGTGATCGGGTCGCACCTGAGCGACACCGCCCGTCGGCTCGAGGCCATCGGGGCCGAATGGGACCGCCGCCTCGCGACGATCAAGGAGATCGCCGAGGGGCTCTAG
- a CDS encoding MFS transporter, with product MTEIRRTSSRPTLVLAVLFAGAFVMGCAEMLVVGLIDLIAADLSVSVPAAGALVTANALGLAMGGPLLTFLTTRFDRRRVLLATMVAFVLANLLPAFGADYSIFLAARVVIGAAQGLFIAAAMVMATTIVPPERAGRAMAVVITGFASASALGLPLGTLLGQAVGWRGSFTAVVAVALALLIIAARVLPSVPTPPESGAVGQARFAFAPRVIAVLGLAALIFVAIQSALTYVVPFLAEVTDVSGPVVGAYLLAYGIATTVGSFVGGRFADASATRALVVGASGVTVSLVVLFSFGGSPLVVAIAVFGIGLFGMATGPSLQHRVVSLAGPGAPLAASLPASAVNAGIAGGAFAGGVAIDLNGITAAVLTGAVVAAISIAVAWATGFLKPAAVAAPEPVATH from the coding sequence ATGACCGAAATCCGCCGCACATCGTCCCGCCCGACGCTCGTGCTCGCCGTGCTCTTCGCCGGCGCGTTCGTGATGGGCTGCGCCGAGATGCTCGTCGTGGGCCTGATCGACCTGATCGCCGCCGACCTGTCGGTCTCGGTGCCGGCCGCGGGTGCGCTCGTCACGGCCAATGCTCTGGGGCTGGCGATGGGCGGCCCGCTGCTGACGTTCCTGACGACGCGATTCGATCGGCGACGCGTGCTGCTCGCCACGATGGTCGCCTTCGTGCTGGCGAACCTCCTGCCGGCGTTCGGCGCCGACTATTCGATCTTCCTCGCCGCGCGCGTCGTCATCGGCGCGGCGCAGGGGCTGTTCATCGCGGCCGCGATGGTGATGGCGACCACGATCGTGCCGCCCGAGCGTGCCGGCCGCGCGATGGCCGTGGTCATCACCGGCTTCGCGTCGGCAAGTGCGCTGGGCCTGCCGCTGGGCACGTTGCTCGGGCAGGCGGTCGGCTGGCGCGGATCGTTCACGGCGGTCGTCGCGGTCGCGCTGGCGCTCCTGATCATCGCCGCGCGAGTGCTCCCCTCGGTGCCGACGCCGCCCGAGAGCGGCGCCGTCGGCCAGGCGCGGTTCGCCTTCGCCCCACGCGTCATCGCCGTGCTCGGCCTCGCGGCACTGATCTTCGTGGCCATCCAGTCGGCACTGACCTATGTCGTGCCATTCCTCGCCGAGGTGACGGATGTCTCCGGGCCGGTCGTCGGCGCGTACCTGCTGGCCTACGGCATCGCCACCACGGTCGGCTCGTTCGTCGGCGGACGCTTCGCCGACGCGAGCGCCACGCGCGCCCTGGTCGTCGGCGCATCCGGCGTGACGGTCTCGCTCGTCGTGCTCTTCAGTTTCGGCGGCAGTCCGCTCGTCGTCGCCATCGCGGTGTTCGGCATCGGACTGTTCGGCATGGCAACCGGGCCGTCGCTCCAGCACCGCGTCGTGAGCCTCGCCGGGCCGGGCGCACCGCTCGCAGCCTCGCTGCCGGCATCCGCTGTCAACGCCGGAATCGCCGGCGGCGCGTTCGCCGGGGGAGTGGCGATCGACCTCAACGGCATCACCGCAGCCGTACTGACCGGCGCTGTCGTCGCGGCGATCTCGATCGCCGTCGCGTGGGCGACCGGATTCCTGAAGCCCGCGGCAGTCGCCGCACCAGAACCTGTTGCAACCCATTAG
- a CDS encoding SDR family oxidoreductase — MKIVVIGGTGLIGSKVVEHLTEHGHEAIAASPNSGVNTITGEGLADVLVGANVVVDVSNSPSFADADVLEFFTISTTNLLAAERKAGVTHHVALSVVGADRLPSSGYLRAKVAQEQLIEDSGLPYSIVRATQFYEFVGRIADAATVDGTARVSTGLMQPIAAADVSAVVARVAASDPINGTLEIGGPERIAMDQLIRTGLAAKGDDRTVVSDPEAQYFGAQLSGDELVTGPGAQLSTTTYGDWLAVQSAA; from the coding sequence ATGAAGATCGTCGTCATCGGAGGCACCGGCCTCATCGGATCCAAGGTCGTCGAGCACCTCACCGAGCACGGTCACGAGGCCATCGCCGCCTCGCCCAACTCGGGCGTGAACACCATCACCGGCGAGGGCCTCGCCGACGTGCTCGTGGGCGCGAACGTCGTGGTGGACGTCTCGAACTCGCCGTCGTTCGCCGACGCCGACGTGCTCGAGTTCTTCACCATCTCGACCACGAACCTGCTCGCCGCCGAGCGCAAGGCCGGCGTGACGCACCACGTCGCGCTCTCCGTCGTCGGCGCCGACCGCCTGCCCTCGAGCGGATACCTGCGCGCGAAGGTCGCACAGGAGCAGCTCATCGAGGACTCGGGCCTGCCCTACTCGATCGTGCGGGCAACGCAGTTCTACGAGTTCGTCGGACGCATCGCGGATGCCGCGACCGTCGACGGCACGGCACGCGTCAGCACGGGGCTCATGCAGCCGATCGCCGCGGCGGATGTCTCGGCCGTCGTCGCCCGCGTCGCAGCCAGTGACCCGATCAACGGCACGCTCGAGATCGGCGGGCCGGAGCGCATCGCCATGGACCAGCTCATCCGCACGGGCCTCGCGGCGAAGGGCGACGACCGCACCGTCGTCTCCGACCCCGAGGCGCAGTACTTCGGCGCGCAGCTCTCGGGCGACGAGCTCGTGACCGGCCCCGGCGCGCAGCTGTCGACGACCACGTACGGGGACTGGCTGGCCGTCCAGTCAGCCGCGTAA
- a CDS encoding sigma-70 family RNA polymerase sigma factor gives MSAIAAELVSRAQAGDGDAFRELVEPHRRELQVHCYRMLGSLHDAEDALQDTLLAAWQGIASFEGRASLRTWLYRIATNRCLNARRTAARQPAKGWDVPKVDPPEATRLGEVVWLEPIPDALLTPTPLGPEARYEQSESISLAFVTALQLLPPRQVAVLVLRDVLGYHADEVADMLDSTVASVTSALKRARATLQARLPSTAGHEAPPAPGSPAEAALAARFARTYEAADLEALVALLTDDVFISMPPMPFEYEGREPAARFFGAIFGAGRRFDLVPTRANGQPAFGAYLHGPAEARHGVGLFVLTLAGDRISALTRFENSMLPWFGLPRSL, from the coding sequence GTGAGTGCGATTGCCGCCGAACTCGTCTCGCGGGCGCAAGCGGGCGATGGTGACGCCTTCCGAGAGTTGGTCGAGCCGCACCGCCGCGAGTTGCAGGTGCACTGCTACCGGATGCTGGGATCCCTGCACGATGCCGAGGATGCCCTGCAAGACACGCTGCTCGCCGCGTGGCAGGGAATCGCGTCGTTCGAGGGCCGCGCGTCGCTGCGCACCTGGCTCTATCGGATCGCCACCAACCGGTGCCTCAACGCGCGGCGCACCGCCGCTCGTCAGCCGGCGAAGGGGTGGGATGTGCCGAAGGTCGACCCGCCCGAGGCGACGCGACTGGGCGAGGTCGTGTGGCTCGAGCCGATCCCCGACGCCCTCCTCACGCCGACACCACTCGGCCCCGAGGCCCGCTACGAGCAGAGCGAGTCCATCTCGCTCGCGTTTGTGACCGCGCTGCAACTGCTGCCGCCGCGTCAGGTCGCCGTGCTCGTGCTGCGCGACGTGCTCGGTTACCACGCCGACGAGGTGGCCGACATGCTCGACTCGACCGTCGCATCCGTCACGAGCGCGCTCAAGCGTGCGCGCGCGACCCTTCAGGCACGGCTTCCGTCGACCGCCGGCCACGAGGCGCCGCCCGCCCCCGGCTCGCCGGCCGAGGCCGCGCTCGCGGCACGATTCGCCCGCACCTACGAGGCAGCCGACCTCGAAGCTCTGGTGGCCCTGCTCACCGACGACGTCTTCATCTCGATGCCCCCGATGCCCTTCGAGTACGAGGGCCGCGAACCGGCGGCACGGTTCTTCGGGGCGATCTTCGGCGCGGGTCGACGGTTCGACCTCGTGCCGACGCGAGCCAACGGCCAGCCGGCGTTCGGGGCGTACCTGCACGGGCCCGCCGAGGCGCGCCACGGGGTCGGCCTCTTCGTGCTGACCCTCGCCGGCGACCGCATCAGCGCCCTCACCCGATTCGAGAACAGCATGCTGCCCTGGTTCGGGCTGCCGCGGTCGCTGTAG
- a CDS encoding type II toxin-antitoxin system PemK/MazF family toxin, translating to MVNRGEIFLADLGDPIGHEQALSRPVVVVSAQPWLDSEPPVLTVLPITRTFRGRSTHVEIEPGSSGLRATSYIKCEDIRAISPRRLGRRFGAADAMVLIQVELILRRLLAL from the coding sequence GTGGTGAATCGGGGCGAGATCTTCCTCGCTGATCTCGGCGACCCGATCGGCCACGAGCAGGCGCTGAGCCGCCCTGTCGTCGTTGTCAGCGCGCAACCCTGGCTCGACTCCGAACCTCCGGTACTGACCGTGCTGCCGATCACGCGCACCTTTCGGGGCCGATCGACCCACGTCGAGATCGAGCCTGGCTCATCGGGGCTTCGAGCGACGAGCTACATCAAGTGCGAAGACATCCGAGCGATCTCGCCGCGGCGACTGGGCCGGCGTTTCGGCGCCGCAGACGCAATGGTGCTCATTCAAGTGGAGTTGATCCTGCGTCGCCTGCTCGCGTTGTAG
- a CDS encoding recombinase family protein, with protein sequence MSELTTDSTKDTPGPTPAPGTSRSPHGPGHHVLGCPECFEELQRNRDWWKARPEGSRLVGLVVARDDMPSVVEQRNDLAAFGVAILDFKHPAAEAPETWEQRLGRLFDTLRAGDVLVVANERALGRDRDEVTRTIRTLRRHNLVVKVLNHGAPHLEDASG encoded by the coding sequence ATGAGTGAGCTGACGACAGATTCGACGAAGGATACACCGGGGCCGACGCCGGCACCGGGTACCTCGCGCTCACCGCATGGTCCCGGCCACCACGTCCTCGGTTGCCCCGAGTGCTTCGAGGAGCTGCAGCGCAACCGCGACTGGTGGAAGGCGCGCCCCGAGGGCTCGCGTCTCGTAGGGCTCGTCGTCGCGCGTGACGACATGCCGTCGGTCGTCGAGCAGCGGAACGACCTGGCGGCCTTCGGCGTCGCGATCCTCGACTTCAAGCACCCCGCGGCAGAGGCGCCCGAGACCTGGGAGCAGCGGCTCGGCCGGTTGTTCGACACGCTGCGAGCCGGCGACGTGCTCGTGGTGGCGAACGAGCGCGCACTCGGCCGCGATCGCGACGAGGTCACGCGCACGATCCGAACCCTGCGGCGGCACAACCTCGTCGTGAAGGTCCTGAACCACGGTGCGCCGCACCTGGAGGATGCAAGCGGCTGA
- a CDS encoding SDR family oxidoreductase, with the protein MKVAVIGGTGLIGTRIVAALNADGHEVVSASRATGVNSYTGEGLAEALAGVEILIDVSNSGYLDERGANDFFYGSTLNLLTHGAAAGVRHHVALSVVGTDRLARTEGGYFAAKAAQERLIRGSGRPYSIVHSTQFFEFIASIADAATSQHIARLAHALIQPIAAQDVAAAIEAVAFGTPVNGVVEFAGPDQFRLGKLVREDFRIRDDPRELVADPLARYFGTDLDERELLPGPDATITPTRLSEWITGDTGPADVRPDRSISPIGG; encoded by the coding sequence ATGAAGGTCGCGGTCATCGGCGGCACGGGGCTCATCGGCACGCGAATCGTGGCGGCACTCAACGCCGACGGCCACGAGGTCGTCTCCGCGTCGCGCGCGACCGGGGTCAACTCCTACACCGGCGAGGGGCTCGCGGAGGCCCTCGCCGGGGTCGAGATCCTCATCGACGTGTCGAATTCGGGTTACCTCGACGAGCGGGGCGCGAACGACTTCTTCTACGGCTCCACCCTCAACCTGCTCACCCACGGCGCTGCCGCGGGCGTGCGGCATCACGTCGCACTCTCGGTCGTCGGCACCGACCGGCTCGCGCGCACCGAGGGCGGCTACTTCGCCGCGAAGGCGGCGCAGGAGCGACTTATCCGGGGGTCAGGTCGCCCGTACTCGATCGTGCACTCGACCCAGTTCTTCGAGTTCATCGCGAGCATCGCGGATGCTGCGACGAGCCAGCACATCGCCCGGCTCGCGCATGCGCTCATCCAGCCGATCGCAGCGCAGGATGTCGCGGCCGCGATCGAGGCGGTCGCGTTCGGCACGCCCGTGAACGGCGTGGTCGAGTTCGCCGGGCCCGACCAGTTCCGGCTCGGGAAGCTCGTGCGAGAAGACTTCCGCATTCGCGACGACCCTCGAGAGCTGGTCGCCGACCCGCTCGCACGGTACTTCGGTACCGACCTCGACGAGCGCGAGCTGCTGCCCGGCCCCGACGCGACGATCACTCCGACTCGGTTGAGCGAATGGATCACGGGTGACACGGGCCCGGCCGACGTGCGGCCGGATCGTTCGATCTCGCCGATCGGCGGCTGA